A stretch of Corallococcus macrosporus DNA encodes these proteins:
- a CDS encoding YqjF family protein, with protein MRPFLTATWQYLLMLNYEVDPAVLRPLVPRGTELDAWQGRTFASMVGFRFLDTRVRGLAVPFHRDFDEVNLRFYVRRLGPEGWRRGVVFVREVVPRLAIATVARVLYNEPYVACPMRHAVAMDGADTGAPGHVEYAWKSHGRWHQLSARTLGAPLESTPGSQEEFITEHYWGYTAQRDGGCAEYRVEHPRWTVWRARETAFDCDVARFYGPAFAGCLQGTPHSAFVATGSEVAVFPGNELLPLPSP; from the coding sequence ATGCGCCCCTTCCTGACGGCGACGTGGCAGTACCTGCTGATGCTCAACTACGAGGTGGATCCGGCGGTGCTGCGGCCCCTCGTCCCCCGTGGCACGGAGCTCGACGCGTGGCAGGGCCGCACGTTCGCGAGCATGGTCGGCTTCCGCTTCCTCGACACGCGCGTGCGGGGACTCGCGGTGCCGTTCCACCGCGACTTCGATGAGGTGAACCTGCGCTTCTACGTGCGCCGCCTGGGGCCCGAGGGCTGGCGGCGCGGCGTGGTGTTCGTGCGTGAAGTCGTCCCCCGGCTCGCCATCGCCACCGTGGCGCGCGTCCTCTACAACGAGCCCTACGTCGCGTGCCCCATGCGCCACGCCGTCGCCATGGACGGCGCGGACACCGGCGCGCCCGGCCACGTCGAGTACGCCTGGAAGTCCCACGGCCGCTGGCACCAGCTGTCGGCCCGGACGCTCGGCGCACCGCTGGAGAGCACGCCCGGCTCCCAGGAGGAATTCATCACCGAGCACTACTGGGGCTACACCGCCCAGCGCGACGGCGGCTGCGCCGAGTACCGCGTGGAGCACCCACGCTGGACCGTGTGGCGCGCCCGGGAAACCGCCTTCGACTGCGACGTCGCCCGCTTCTATGGCCCCGCCTTCGCCGGGTGCCTCCAGGGCACGCCCCACTCCGCCTTCGTGGCCACCGGCTCGGAAGTGGCCGTATTTCCTGGAAATGAACTCCTGCCCTTGCCAAGCCCGTAG
- a CDS encoding DUF2089 domain-containing protein, translating to MTTPKPTWPVPTRCPVCGGGTVIERVRCDGCHSAVEGRFTTGWVQQLSPEQLAFVRVFIACRGKIKDVEQALGLSYPTVVSRLDDVVEALGQAPGVAPPPPAPPPPPSPRERGSPRRAQILDDLAAGLIDADEAAQRLKKARE from the coding sequence ATGACGACTCCCAAGCCCACCTGGCCCGTGCCCACCCGCTGCCCCGTCTGTGGAGGCGGCACCGTCATCGAGCGGGTCCGCTGCGACGGGTGCCACTCCGCGGTGGAGGGGCGCTTCACGACGGGCTGGGTGCAGCAGTTGTCGCCGGAGCAGCTCGCGTTCGTGCGCGTGTTCATCGCGTGCCGGGGGAAGATCAAGGACGTGGAGCAGGCCCTGGGCCTCTCCTATCCGACGGTGGTGTCGCGGCTGGACGACGTGGTGGAGGCCCTGGGCCAGGCGCCCGGAGTGGCCCCGCCTCCGCCGGCGCCGCCTCCTCCGCCTTCGCCCCGTGAGCGCGGCTCACCGCGCCGGGCGCAGATTCTCGATGACCTCGCGGCCGGGCTCATCGACGCGGACGAGGCCGCTCAACGTCTCAAGAAGGCACGGGAGTAA
- a CDS encoding SHOCT-like domain-containing protein — MMDPEATPSSDASSSSRDGAQRHAIPWGQHAELELHALAATLVVTPLPEGEKPYLVTHGRVEARIQEHGRVTKVELVPREAGFLSLFWRQGGQAELFVPPDVKAKLQLDAGAVRIAGLKDCELDLSTDAGTASLRDVHGKLTLRTGAGRIIGERVGGTFHVHAAAGAVKLDVDALDVGEHRIGTQVGAVELRLVSGLDLNISAHTSLGSTQTRYPSNPQAATTLLLETELGSVRVRESGRSRNEDAEGWEEDSLRWQRQAERWQRRAERHANQWAHAWANSWGAPSWANPGSPHHRPQPPAPPPPPQSRGIPDQEMRRVLDLVEAGKLSAEDAQKLLKAMQR; from the coding sequence ATGATGGACCCTGAAGCCACGCCGTCCTCCGACGCCTCGTCGTCTTCGCGCGACGGCGCCCAGCGCCACGCGATTCCGTGGGGTCAGCACGCGGAGCTGGAGCTGCACGCGCTCGCCGCCACGCTCGTCGTGACGCCGCTGCCGGAGGGCGAGAAGCCCTACCTGGTGACGCACGGCCGGGTGGAGGCGCGCATCCAGGAGCACGGCCGGGTGACGAAGGTGGAGCTGGTGCCGCGCGAGGCGGGCTTCCTGTCGCTGTTCTGGCGCCAGGGCGGACAGGCGGAGCTGTTCGTGCCGCCGGACGTGAAGGCGAAGCTCCAACTGGACGCGGGCGCCGTGCGCATCGCGGGGCTGAAGGACTGCGAGCTGGACCTGTCCACCGACGCGGGCACGGCGAGCCTGCGCGACGTGCACGGCAAGCTGACCCTGCGCACGGGCGCGGGCCGCATCATCGGCGAGCGCGTGGGCGGCACGTTCCACGTCCACGCCGCGGCGGGCGCGGTGAAGCTGGACGTGGACGCGCTGGACGTGGGCGAGCACCGCATCGGGACGCAGGTGGGCGCGGTGGAGCTGCGCCTGGTGTCCGGGCTGGACCTGAACATCTCCGCCCATACGTCGCTGGGCTCCACGCAGACGCGCTACCCGTCCAACCCGCAGGCGGCCACGACGCTCCTGCTGGAGACGGAGCTGGGCTCGGTGCGCGTGCGCGAGTCGGGCCGCTCGCGCAATGAGGACGCGGAGGGCTGGGAGGAGGACTCGCTGCGCTGGCAGCGTCAGGCGGAGCGCTGGCAGCGCCGCGCGGAGCGCCACGCGAACCAGTGGGCCCACGCGTGGGCGAACTCCTGGGGCGCGCCGTCCTGGGCCAATCCAGGCTCGCCGCACCACCGGCCGCAGCCCCCCGCGCCGCCCCCGCCGCCGCAGTCCCGAGGCATCCCCGACCAGGAGATGCGCCGCGTGCTGGACCTGGTGGAAGCCGGCAAGCTCAGCGCGGAGGACGCCCAGAAGCTGCTCAAGGCGATGCAGCGGTGA
- a CDS encoding endonuclease I family protein translates to MIIPSRPLSATRPSTNSASAPANTARVTPKAFSSVSTFEAGPSAKKAPTTPVPPPQVPVEDVPPSKADPRYDGLKDQALINAIHDAVSKHKDLGYNGARKVIFTTLDNHDGVVTCVYTGKEVKTNKIPSSNVMNTEHTWPQSKGATGAAKADLHHLFPTDSKANSIRGNWPFGTVKNVKWEENGAKFGTDEKGRTVFEPPDAHKGNVARALFYFSTVYNKHIPADDEAVLKQWNTLDKVDAAEVKRNDVIETYQQNRNPFVDDASLADRIADF, encoded by the coding sequence ATGATCATCCCGTCCCGCCCGCTCTCCGCGACCCGCCCCTCGACGAACTCCGCGTCGGCCCCGGCCAACACGGCCCGTGTCACCCCGAAGGCGTTCTCCTCGGTGTCCACGTTCGAGGCCGGCCCTTCGGCCAAGAAGGCCCCGACGACGCCGGTGCCCCCGCCGCAGGTTCCGGTGGAGGACGTTCCGCCGTCCAAGGCGGATCCCCGCTACGACGGGCTGAAGGACCAGGCGCTGATCAACGCCATCCACGACGCGGTCAGCAAGCACAAGGACCTGGGCTACAACGGCGCGCGCAAGGTCATCTTCACCACCCTGGACAACCACGACGGCGTCGTGACGTGCGTCTACACGGGCAAGGAAGTGAAGACGAACAAGATTCCCAGCAGCAACGTGATGAACACCGAGCACACCTGGCCCCAGTCCAAGGGCGCCACGGGCGCGGCGAAGGCGGACCTGCACCACCTGTTCCCCACCGACAGCAAGGCCAACTCCATCCGCGGCAACTGGCCCTTCGGCACGGTGAAGAACGTGAAGTGGGAGGAGAACGGCGCCAAGTTCGGCACCGACGAGAAGGGCCGCACCGTCTTCGAGCCGCCCGATGCGCACAAGGGCAACGTGGCGCGCGCGCTGTTCTACTTCTCCACCGTCTACAACAAGCACATCCCCGCGGACGACGAGGCCGTGCTCAAGCAGTGGAACACGCTGGACAAGGTGGACGCCGCGGAAGTGAAGCGCAACGACGTCATCGAGACCTACCAGCAGAACCGCAACCCCTTCGTGGACGACGCGTCGCTGGCCGACCGCATCGCGGACTTCTAG
- a CDS encoding TIGR01777 family oxidoreductase, producing MKVVIPGGTGQVGALLARAFLARGDDVVLLSRGGQGEARTVSWDGRTLGDWAREVDGADAVINLAGRSVNCRYTEENLRQMMDSRVDSTRVVGQAIQQAAKPPRVWLQMSTATVYAHRLDAPNDESTGIIGGSEPGVPAYWKRSIDIALAWERTLAEADTPHTRKVAMRTAMVMSPDREGIFDVLLGLTRRGLGGPAGSGRQYVSWIHDRDFVRAVRLLLERDDLAGPVNLAAPNPLPQKEFMAKLREAAHVGVGLPAAKWMLEVGAFFMRTDTELLLKSRRVVPGRLLDAGFTFEYPDWGTAVTNLVERWRAGGGPVRS from the coding sequence ATGAAGGTCGTGATTCCGGGTGGCACGGGACAGGTGGGCGCACTGCTGGCGAGGGCGTTCCTCGCGCGGGGGGATGACGTCGTCCTCCTCAGCCGGGGAGGCCAGGGCGAGGCACGCACGGTGTCCTGGGACGGGCGCACGCTGGGTGACTGGGCGCGGGAGGTGGACGGCGCGGACGCGGTCATCAACCTGGCGGGGCGCAGCGTGAACTGCCGCTACACGGAGGAGAACCTGCGCCAGATGATGGACTCGCGGGTGGACTCCACGCGGGTGGTGGGACAGGCCATCCAGCAGGCCGCGAAGCCGCCGCGCGTGTGGCTGCAGATGAGCACCGCGACGGTGTACGCGCACCGGCTGGACGCGCCCAACGACGAGTCCACGGGGATCATCGGCGGCAGCGAGCCGGGCGTGCCGGCGTACTGGAAGCGCAGCATCGACATCGCGCTGGCCTGGGAGCGCACGCTGGCGGAAGCGGACACGCCCCACACGCGCAAGGTGGCCATGCGCACGGCGATGGTGATGAGCCCGGACCGCGAAGGCATCTTCGACGTGCTCCTGGGCCTGACGCGCAGGGGGCTGGGCGGCCCGGCCGGGAGCGGCCGGCAGTACGTGTCGTGGATCCACGACCGGGACTTCGTGCGCGCGGTGCGGTTGCTGCTGGAGCGCGACGACCTGGCCGGGCCGGTGAACCTGGCCGCGCCGAATCCCCTCCCCCAGAAGGAGTTCATGGCGAAGCTGCGCGAGGCGGCGCACGTGGGCGTGGGACTGCCGGCGGCGAAGTGGATGCTGGAGGTGGGCGCGTTCTTCATGCGCACGGACACGGAGCTGTTGCTCAAGAGCCGCCGCGTGGTGCCCGGGAGGCTGCTGGACGCGGGCTTCACCTTCGAGTACCCCGACTGGGGAACCGCCGTGACGAACCTCGTCGAGCGCTGGCGCGCGGGTGGCGGGCCCGTCCGGAGCTGA
- a CDS encoding alpha/beta fold hydrolase — translation MSTKKYRVHWVRLFVLALVLGALGTGAFTAVRGLRTARGLVHPARVPVTRPSGEDALPGLEDVSFQAAGRVLRGWYVPSRDGTAVVLVHGFADNRTRMLFEARTLAAGGHGVLLFDLHGQGESEGDGVGWGDSEREDVRAALAFVRARPDVTAGRVGLFGFSMGGTTALLVAQEDPRVKAVAVAGAFPDLAVDMGSHYGLSTWAVLWGLRREGIDVDAVRPVDGMCRLEGRPVLLINGGSDPDGPQKLGGRLFQAACEPKEQWVVPQAAHGEYAQKDPEGYARKLREFFDRAL, via the coding sequence GTGTCCACGAAGAAGTACCGCGTCCATTGGGTCCGGCTGTTCGTGCTGGCGCTCGTCCTGGGCGCGCTGGGCACGGGCGCCTTCACGGCGGTGCGGGGCCTGCGCACGGCGCGAGGGCTGGTGCACCCGGCGCGAGTCCCGGTGACGCGGCCTTCGGGTGAGGACGCGCTGCCGGGCCTGGAGGACGTGTCCTTCCAGGCGGCGGGACGGGTCCTCCGCGGGTGGTACGTGCCATCGCGCGACGGGACGGCGGTGGTGCTGGTGCACGGCTTCGCGGACAACCGCACGCGGATGCTCTTCGAGGCGCGCACGCTGGCGGCCGGAGGCCACGGGGTGCTGCTGTTCGACCTGCACGGCCAGGGCGAGAGCGAGGGCGACGGCGTCGGCTGGGGCGACAGCGAGCGCGAGGACGTGCGCGCGGCCCTGGCGTTCGTGCGGGCCCGGCCCGACGTGACAGCGGGCCGGGTGGGGCTGTTCGGCTTCTCCATGGGAGGCACGACGGCGCTGCTGGTGGCGCAGGAGGACCCGCGCGTGAAGGCGGTGGCGGTGGCGGGTGCGTTCCCGGACCTGGCGGTCGACATGGGCTCGCACTACGGCCTGAGCACCTGGGCGGTGCTGTGGGGGCTTCGCCGCGAAGGCATCGACGTGGACGCGGTGCGGCCGGTGGACGGCATGTGCCGGCTGGAGGGACGGCCGGTGCTGCTCATCAACGGAGGCAGCGACCCGGACGGGCCCCAGAAGCTGGGGGGCCGGCTCTTCCAGGCGGCCTGCGAACCCAAGGAACAATGGGTGGTGCCCCAGGCGGCCCACGGCGAGTACGCCCAGAAGGACCCCGAGGGCTACGCCCGCAAGCTGCGCGAGTTCTTCGACCGCGCGCTATGA